Genomic segment of Sandaracinaceae bacterium:
CGCGGGCACCAACCAGATCCAGCGCAACATCATTGGCGAGCGCGCCCTCGGCTTGCCTCGGGAGCCCCGATGAAGACCGTTCCAGACTACCCCGTTGGCAAGAACCTCCTGGCCGGCAAGACCGTGCTCGTCACCGCCGCGGCGGGCACGGGCATTGGCTATGCGACCGCGCAGCGCTGCGCGGAAGAAGGCTGCGCCAAGCTGGTGATCAGCGACATCCACGAGCGCCGCTTGAACGAGGCGGCCGAGCGCATCGAGGCGGCCACGGGCGTCAAGCCCGGGCAGGTGCTGTGCAACGTCACCAAGGAAGAGGACGTGCAGAACCTCTTCGCGCAGGCCATCGAGCAGATGGGCCACATCGACGTGCTCATGAACAACGCGGGCTTGGGTGGCACCAAGGACGTGGTGGACATGACCGACGACGAGTGGAACATCGTGCTGGACGTCACGCTCACGGGCACGTTCCGCTGCACGCGCGCCGCGCTGAAGCACATGTACGCGCGCAAGAGCGGCAGCATCGTGAACAACGCCTCCGTGCTGGGCTGGCGCGCGCAGAAGGGGCAGGCGCACTACGCCGCGGCCAAGGCGGGCGTGATGGCCTTCACGCGCTGCTCGGCCGTCGAGGCGGCGGACCACAACGTGCGCATCAACGCCATCGCGCCCAGCCTGGCCAAGCACCCCTTCCTGGTGAAGGTCACCACCAAGGAGCTGCTCGACGAGCTGGAGTCCAAGGAGGCCTACGGCCGCGGCGCCGAGCCGTGGGAGATGGCCAACATCATGATCTTCCTGGCCAGCGACTACGCCACGTACCTCACGGGTGAGGTCATCTCGGCGTCGTCCCAGCGCGCCTGAGGTCGGGCCTTCTCTGACGCCGTTGCGCGTGTGTGGACAGAGCGCCGGGAGTAAGAAGGCCTGTCTCGAAACGGGCGGGCTGTCCCTGACTGAGGGCGATGCTTGTCTCAAATTGGGGGCACCCCGGACTGAAGTCCGGGGCAGCGATCATCGTGATCGCCCGCTCCAAGTCCGCCCCCTGCGGAGGCGGACTGCGCCTCAGCAACTGCTGGCGGGTGATTGGCAGGACGGACCCGTCTCGGTGTCTGCTAGCAAGACAGTCCGCCTCCTCAAGGGAGCGGACGAAAGTACCCGGCCAAGCCAAGTCCTCGGAGGGACGCTGCGCCGGACTTCTTGCCGTGGCATGCGCTCACGTTCGACTCACGGCGAGCATCAGTGGAACGCAAACTCTCAGGGTGTCGGCCGAACAACGGGGATGCCGCGACGCTCACCCGCCCTGGTTCTCGTCCACGTTGTTTGGGCTACCTCGCGACGTCGCCCGTTGCTGCCGCCGTCCATCGACGAGCGCCTCTTCACCATCTTGGGTCGCAAGGCACACGAGGTTCGGTGTCCGATGCTCGCCGTTGGATGCGGACCGGACCACGTCCATGTCGTCGTTCGGCTCGCCACCCACGTCGCACTGGGCGACCTCGTGCAAA
This window contains:
- a CDS encoding SDR family oxidoreductase; translation: MKTVPDYPVGKNLLAGKTVLVTAAAGTGIGYATAQRCAEEGCAKLVISDIHERRLNEAAERIEAATGVKPGQVLCNVTKEEDVQNLFAQAIEQMGHIDVLMNNAGLGGTKDVVDMTDDEWNIVLDVTLTGTFRCTRAALKHMYARKSGSIVNNASVLGWRAQKGQAHYAAAKAGVMAFTRCSAVEAADHNVRINAIAPSLAKHPFLVKVTTKELLDELESKEAYGRGAEPWEMANIMIFLASDYATYLTGEVISASSQRA